One window of the Eucalyptus grandis isolate ANBG69807.140 chromosome 6, ASM1654582v1, whole genome shotgun sequence genome contains the following:
- the LOC104447830 gene encoding peamaclein has product MKKFAFATFLLVALLLSPAFFDAAMAGSSFCDSKCAVRCSKAGRMDRCLQYCGICCEKCQCVPSGTYGHKDECPCYRDMKNSKGEPKCP; this is encoded by the exons atgaagaagtttGCTTTTGCAACTTTTCTCCTGGTGGCTCTTCTCCTCAGCCCCGCCTTCTTCGACGCCGCCATGGCTGGTTCAA GCTTTTGCGACTCCAAGTGTGCGGTGAGGTGCTCGAAGGCGGGAAGGATGGACCGGTGCTTGCAGTACTGCGGGATTTGCTGTGAAAAATGTCAGTGCGTCCCGTCCGGGACGTACGGCCACAAGGACGAGTGCCCTTGTTACCGGgacatgaagaactccaagggAGAGCCCAAGTGCCCTTAA